Proteins encoded together in one Patescibacteria group bacterium window:
- a CDS encoding N-acetylmuramoyl-L-alanine amidase: protein MNLIKNTIYLLLITGAILSGALILSGKSDALSIRPVENFLAGVFFIDSITETEMKDTYKLAEKEKDKLNILIVPGHDDDVFGAQFKGIKEADLNIELAEYLKNFFEKEKEFDVFLVRNKYGYNSIFSNYFNKNKDSIIQFISQYKNMMNTVVQIGLVEINNTVEHNSASEKTIIKLYGINKWANENDIDIVINIHFNDYPGRRYDKSGEYSGFAIYIPEKQFSNSKASMALAKPVFDQLKKYLPVSDMPKEQNSIIEDQELIAIGANNSLDSAVLFIEYGYIYESQFINENIRKVALEEAAYQTYLGIKNFFEGENNPLTLQYDTLNNSYSWNDNLNKGLKGNKDVFALQLALAQSEIYPPKMLSKNECPINGNFGKCTDEAVKEFQRKYNIEPPLGLVGPITRQKLNEIFTK from the coding sequence ATGAATCTAATAAAAAATACAATTTATCTGCTTTTGATTACCGGCGCTATCTTAAGCGGAGCTTTGATTTTATCCGGAAAGAGCGATGCTCTTTCCATCAGACCGGTAGAGAATTTCCTTGCGGGAGTATTCTTCATAGACAGTATTACCGAGACAGAAATGAAAGATACATATAAACTTGCCGAGAAAGAAAAAGATAAACTAAACATACTTATAGTCCCAGGGCACGATGATGATGTCTTTGGGGCACAATTCAAAGGGATAAAAGAAGCAGACTTAAATATAGAGCTGGCAGAATATCTAAAAAACTTTTTTGAAAAAGAAAAAGAGTTTGATGTATTTTTAGTAAGAAATAAATATGGTTACAATTCTATTTTCTCGAATTATTTTAATAAAAATAAAGATTCTATAATCCAATTCATAAGCCAGTATAAAAACATGATGAACACGGTCGTCCAGATTGGGTTAGTGGAGATAAATAATACCGTTGAACACAATAGCGCTTCAGAAAAGACTATAATAAAATTATATGGCATAAACAAATGGGCCAATGAAAATGACATAGATATAGTCATCAATATTCATTTCAATGACTACCCTGGCAGGCGATACGACAAAAGCGGGGAATATTCCGGCTTTGCCATATACATACCGGAAAAACAATTCTCCAATTCCAAAGCAAGTATGGCATTAGCAAAACCGGTCTTTGATCAACTTAAAAAATATCTGCCTGTCAGCGATATGCCGAAAGAACAAAACAGCATAATAGAAGACCAAGAGCTTATCGCCATAGGGGCAAATAATTCTTTGGATTCTGCTGTTCTTTTCATAGAATACGGGTATATCTATGAATCGCAATTTATAAATGAAAATATAAGAAAGGTCGCCTTGGAAGAAGCCGCTTATCAAACATACTTAGGGATAAAAAATTTCTTTGAAGGCGAAAATAATCCACTGACTCTGCAATACGATACTCTAAACAATTCTTATTCTTGGAATGACAACTTAAACAAAGGGCTAAAAGGCAATAAAGATGTTTTTGCGCTTCAACTTGCTTTGGCGCAAAGCGAAATTTATCCGCCAAAAATGCTCAGCAAAAATGAATGTCCAATCAACGGAAATTTCGGGAAATGCACAGACGAAGCCGTGAAAGAATTTCAAAGAAAATATAATATAGAACCGCCACTTGGGCTTGTCGGGCCAATCACTCGTCAAAAACTTAATGAGATTTTTACTAAATAG
- the mutM gene encoding DNA-formamidopyrimidine glycosylase → MPELPEVQTTVSGLNEFLPGLKIRGVWSDWKKMIKFPKSFSSFKKELIGHKIIKVERRGKNILIYLSDDKTLLIHMKMTGSLFYGDGLGVKFNHLVLNLSNGKQLTLSDLRKFAKVLIWPTSRLADLSDINKIGRDALEKDLSLKKFKDILKKRPNGKIKQILMDQDIVAGIGNIYSDEILWYSGIHPLRKISSIKENEFKKIYKNMRLVLKKAIKLGGDSMSDYRNIYGEKGHYQDHHKVYHREGEPCLKRGCRGIIKRIKIGGRSACFCPVCQK, encoded by the coding sequence ATGCCTGAATTACCAGAGGTTCAAACAACAGTTTCCGGACTTAATGAATTTTTACCCGGCCTTAAGATTCGGGGTGTCTGGTCTGACTGGAAAAAAATGATTAAGTTTCCAAAATCTTTTAGTAGTTTTAAGAAAGAATTAATCGGGCATAAGATTATAAAAGTAGAGAGAAGAGGGAAAAATATTTTGATTTATTTATCGGATGATAAAACGCTCCTTATCCATATGAAGATGACCGGCTCGCTTTTTTACGGTGATGGTTTGGGGGTTAAGTTTAACCACCTTGTATTAAATTTATCTAATGGAAAACAATTGACCCTTTCTGATCTTCGTAAATTCGCCAAGGTTTTGATTTGGCCGACAAGCAGATTAGCCGACCTTTCTGATATAAATAAGATAGGCCGTGACGCTCTGGAAAAAGATTTATCATTAAAGAAATTTAAAGATATTCTGAAAAAGAGACCTAACGGGAAGATAAAGCAAATTTTGATGGATCAGGATATCGTTGCCGGCATAGGAAATATCTATTCGGATGAAATTTTGTGGTATTCCGGTATTCACCCCTTGAGAAAAATTTCCAGTATTAAAGAGAATGAATTTAAAAAGATTTATAAAAATATGCGCTTGGTATTGAAAAAAGCGATAAAGCTCGGCGGTGACTCAATGTCTGATTATAGGAATATTTACGGTGAGAAAGGCCACTATCAAGACCACCATAAGGTGTATCATCGAGAAGGGGAGCCGTGCCTGAAGAGGGGATGTAGAGGAATAATAAAAAGGATAAAAATTGGCGGACGCTCGGCTTGTTTCTGCCCCGTTTGCCAGAAATAG